Proteins encoded by one window of Streptomyces uncialis:
- a CDS encoding FHA domain-containing protein, producing MLELTMATLSEADTGATAGMLMAETASTAGAVLRVGRDRSVCRLATPDDWLFVSRTHLEFRCGADAGWTVTWLRGSQVDPSSEVRLTVGRGPSQPLAYGGTVPLPPGSSGEIVVLDRTGPRSVNVGFYHET from the coding sequence GTGCTGGAGCTGACCATGGCGACGCTGTCGGAGGCCGACACGGGGGCCACGGCGGGGATGCTGATGGCCGAGACGGCGAGCACGGCGGGCGCGGTGCTGAGAGTGGGGCGGGACCGGAGCGTGTGCCGGCTCGCGACCCCCGACGACTGGCTCTTCGTGTCACGGACCCATCTGGAGTTCCGCTGCGGCGCGGACGCCGGGTGGACGGTCACCTGGCTGCGCGGCTCGCAGGTGGACCCGTCGTCCGAGGTGCGTCTCACCGTCGGCCGCGGCCCGTCGCAACCGCTCGCGTACGGCGGGACCGTACCGCTGCCCCCGGGCTCGTCCGGGGAGATCGTGGTCCTCGACCGGACGGGACCGCGTTCGGTGAACGTCGGTTTCTACCACGAGACATGA
- a CDS encoding N-acetylmuramoyl-L-alanine amidase: MSYAGPEFDPPRPPRRTRRPALTAAAVVVSAVVIAALAVQLTDDGTPTAGGTPAGSGTEDARGQAPTANGPGSPATRPATDGTTRDGATRSGAASAPAAPGATPDGTRPGTAGPGGGTPRDGESPARLPLSGKVVVIDPGHNPGNFRHTEEIGRQVEMGTGRKACDATGTSTNAVAGGKAYTEAEFTLDVSRVLRSQLRAQGATVVLTHDGDRPWGPCVDERARIGNEALADAVVSVHADGSARGNRGFHMILPALLEGPGANTAPIVGRSRDLGERIAGHFVRATGSAPSNYVGDGTALDVRDDLGGLNLSQVPKVFIECGNMRDPEDAALLTSGAWRERAARGISEGIMSFLRG; this comes from the coding sequence GTGTCCTACGCCGGCCCCGAGTTCGACCCCCCGCGCCCGCCGCGCCGCACCCGCCGTCCGGCGCTCACCGCGGCGGCCGTCGTGGTGTCCGCCGTGGTGATCGCGGCCCTCGCCGTCCAGCTCACGGACGACGGCACACCAACCGCCGGCGGGACCCCCGCGGGCTCCGGCACCGAGGACGCCCGCGGCCAGGCACCCACCGCGAACGGCCCGGGCTCCCCCGCCACCCGCCCGGCGACGGACGGCACCACGAGGGACGGTGCCACGAGGAGCGGCGCCGCGAGCGCCCCCGCCGCCCCGGGGGCCACCCCCGACGGCACCCGCCCCGGTACGGCCGGACCGGGCGGCGGCACGCCCCGGGACGGGGAGAGCCCCGCGCGACTGCCCCTGAGCGGCAAGGTCGTCGTGATCGACCCGGGACACAACCCGGGCAACTTCCGGCACACCGAGGAGATCGGGCGGCAGGTCGAGATGGGCACCGGCCGCAAGGCGTGCGACGCCACCGGCACCTCGACCAACGCCGTCGCGGGCGGGAAGGCGTACACCGAGGCGGAGTTCACCCTCGATGTGTCACGGGTGCTGCGCTCCCAGCTGCGCGCGCAGGGCGCGACCGTCGTCCTCACCCATGACGGGGACCGCCCCTGGGGCCCCTGCGTCGACGAGCGGGCCCGGATCGGCAACGAGGCGCTCGCGGACGCCGTGGTATCGGTCCACGCGGACGGCTCGGCGCGGGGCAACCGCGGCTTCCACATGATCCTTCCCGCGCTGCTGGAGGGCCCCGGGGCGAACACGGCGCCGATCGTCGGCCGCTCCCGTGACCTGGGTGAACGTATCGCGGGGCACTTCGTACGGGCCACCGGGAGCGCGCCGTCCAACTACGTCGGCGACGGTACGGCGCTCGATGTCCGTGACGACCTCGGGGGCCTCAACCTCTCGCAGGTCCCGAAGGTGTTCATCGAATGCGGCAACATGCGTGACCCCGAGGACGCGGCTCTGCTGACGAGCGGCGCGTGGCGGGAACGGGCGGCGCGGGGGATCTCCGAGGGAATCATGAGTTTTCTGCGCGGGTAG
- a CDS encoding lytic transglycosylase domain-containing protein, whose amino-acid sequence MFASTASLIRRTASPKKALAGAAVAAATTGMLLASGPAQAATPAQAAPVSAQTVKAASAKTIAKKLIPDSTQYTAFEKIITRESNWDVTAQNSSSGAYGLVQALPGTKMATHGSDWRTNPETQIKWGLDYMEDRYGSPVGAWNFWKSNGWY is encoded by the coding sequence GTGTTCGCCTCCACCGCTTCCCTGATCCGTCGTACCGCTTCCCCGAAGAAGGCCCTCGCCGGTGCCGCCGTCGCCGCCGCCACGACCGGGATGCTTCTCGCCTCCGGCCCCGCGCAGGCCGCCACGCCCGCCCAGGCCGCTCCGGTGTCCGCGCAGACGGTCAAGGCGGCGTCGGCCAAGACGATCGCGAAGAAGCTGATCCCGGACAGCACGCAGTACACCGCCTTCGAGAAGATCATCACCCGTGAGTCCAACTGGGACGTCACGGCGCAGAACTCCTCCTCGGGCGCGTACGGCCTGGTCCAGGCCCTCCCGGGCACCAAGATGGCCACCCATGGGTCCGACTGGCGGACCAACCCCGAGACCCAGATCAAGTGGGGCCTCGACTACATGGAGGACCGCTACGGCAGCCCCGTCGGCGCCTGGAACTTCTGGAAGTCCAACGGCTGGTACTGA
- a CDS encoding glycosyltransferase family 4 protein — protein MTAEAMEARPQPGDGIRQPAALTGTPAAAPPDGHPLRIALLTYKGNPFCGGQGVYVRHLSRELVRLGHRVEVIGSQPYPVLDEGEDLAGLRLTELPSLDLYRQPDPFRTPGRGEYRDWIDALEVATMWTGGFPEPLTFSLRARRHLRARRGEFDVVHDNQTLGYGQLGGLGAPLVTTIHHPVTVDRRLELDAAPHWRRRASLRRWYAFTRMQKRVARRLPSVLTVSGTSRGEIVDQLGVRPDRVHVVHIGADTELFAPDPSVAEVPGRIVTTSSADVPLKGLVHLVEALAKLRTEHPSAHLVVVGRRAEDGPVARAIERYGLEGAVEFVKGISDTELVDLVRSARIACVPSLYEGFSLPAAEAMATGTPLVATTGGAIPEVAGTDGETCLAVPPGDAGALAAALGRLLGDPELRARLGAAGRARVLARFTWAQAAKGTVEHYREAVARASAARPTGTGRGPAPAADTGSGRTAATHVVGSNH, from the coding sequence GTGACCGCAGAGGCCATGGAGGCCCGCCCTCAGCCGGGGGACGGAATCCGGCAGCCCGCCGCCCTGACCGGTACCCCGGCGGCGGCGCCACCCGACGGTCACCCCTTGCGGATCGCGCTCCTCACCTACAAGGGGAACCCTTTCTGCGGAGGCCAGGGCGTCTACGTCCGCCATCTCTCCCGTGAGCTCGTCCGCCTCGGCCACCGTGTCGAGGTCATCGGCTCCCAGCCGTACCCTGTCCTCGACGAGGGCGAGGACCTCGCCGGACTGCGCCTGACCGAGCTGCCCAGCCTCGATCTGTACCGCCAGCCGGACCCGTTCCGCACCCCGGGCCGCGGCGAGTACCGCGACTGGATCGACGCGCTGGAGGTCGCGACCATGTGGACCGGCGGCTTCCCGGAGCCGCTGACGTTCTCGCTGCGCGCCCGGCGCCATCTGCGGGCCCGGCGCGGCGAGTTCGACGTCGTCCACGACAACCAGACCCTCGGCTACGGCCAGTTGGGCGGGCTCGGCGCACCGCTGGTGACCACGATCCATCATCCCGTCACCGTCGACCGGCGGCTGGAGCTGGACGCCGCCCCCCACTGGCGGCGCCGGGCGTCGCTGCGCCGCTGGTACGCCTTCACCCGGATGCAGAAGCGCGTCGCCCGTCGGCTGCCGTCGGTCCTCACCGTCTCGGGCACGTCCCGCGGCGAGATCGTCGACCAGCTCGGGGTGCGCCCGGACCGGGTCCATGTGGTCCATATCGGCGCCGACACCGAGCTGTTCGCCCCCGATCCGTCGGTGGCCGAGGTCCCGGGCCGGATCGTCACCACCTCCAGCGCGGACGTGCCCCTCAAGGGCCTGGTCCATCTGGTCGAGGCACTGGCGAAGCTCCGTACCGAGCACCCGTCCGCCCATCTGGTGGTCGTCGGCCGCCGCGCCGAGGACGGCCCCGTCGCCCGCGCCATCGAACGGTACGGGCTCGAAGGCGCCGTCGAGTTCGTGAAGGGCATCAGCGACACCGAGCTGGTGGACCTGGTGCGGTCGGCGCGGATCGCGTGCGTCCCGTCGCTGTACGAGGGCTTCTCGCTGCCCGCCGCCGAGGCGATGGCCACGGGCACCCCGCTGGTCGCCACGACCGGCGGCGCGATCCCGGAGGTCGCGGGCACCGACGGCGAGACCTGTCTCGCGGTGCCGCCCGGTGACGCCGGAGCCCTCGCCGCCGCGCTGGGCAGGCTGCTCGGCGACCCGGAGCTGCGGGCCCGGCTCGGGGCGGCGGGCCGCGCCCGGGTCCTGGCCCGGTTCACCTGGGCCCAGGCCGCCAAGGGCACCGTGGAGCACTACCGGGAGGCCGTCGCCCGCGCGTCGGCCGCCCGGCCGACCGGTACCGGCCGGGGCCCCGCCCCGGCCGCGGACACAGGCAGCGGCCGTACCGCGGCCACACATGTGGTGGGGAGCAACCACTGA
- a CDS encoding class I SAM-dependent methyltransferase, which yields MLTVDFTRFPLAPGDRVLDLGCGGGRHAFEAYRRGARVVALDRNAEEIREVASWFAAMKEAGEAPAGATATAMEGDALNLPFPDGSFDVVIISEVMEHIPDDKGVLAEMVRVLRPGGRIAVTVPRYGPEKVCWALSDAYHEVEGGHIRIYRADELLDRIREAGLRPYGSHHAHALHAPYWWLKCAFGVDNDRALPVRAYHKLLVWDIMKKPLATRVTERALNPLIGKSFVAYATKPQLPAVDAS from the coding sequence ATGCTGACCGTCGACTTCACCCGGTTCCCGCTGGCGCCGGGCGACCGCGTCCTGGACCTCGGGTGCGGCGGAGGCCGCCATGCCTTCGAGGCGTACCGGCGCGGTGCGCGGGTGGTGGCCCTGGACCGCAACGCCGAGGAGATCCGCGAGGTCGCCTCGTGGTTCGCCGCGATGAAGGAGGCGGGGGAGGCCCCGGCGGGCGCCACCGCCACCGCCATGGAGGGCGACGCGCTCAACCTGCCCTTCCCCGACGGCTCGTTCGACGTCGTGATCATCTCCGAGGTGATGGAGCACATCCCCGACGACAAGGGCGTGCTCGCGGAGATGGTCCGGGTGCTCAGGCCCGGCGGCCGGATCGCCGTCACGGTCCCGCGCTACGGCCCCGAGAAGGTGTGCTGGGCGCTCAGCGACGCCTACCACGAGGTCGAGGGCGGCCATATCCGTATCTACCGCGCCGACGAACTCCTCGACCGGATACGCGAGGCGGGACTGCGGCCCTACGGCTCCCATCACGCGCACGCCCTGCACGCGCCGTACTGGTGGCTCAAGTGCGCGTTCGGCGTCGACAACGACCGCGCCCTGCCCGTGCGCGCCTATCACAAGCTGCTGGTGTGGGACATCATGAAGAAACCTCTCGCCACCCGGGTCACCGAACGGGCGCTCAACCCGCTGATCGGCAAGAGCTTCGTCGCGTACGCGACCAAGCCCCAGCTGCCCGCGGTGGACGCTTCGTGA
- a CDS encoding glucosidase family protein: MTTPRTEHLVLPGVLTAEEATATVRGLLAVQRPDGAIPWFRGHHLDPWDHTESAMALDAAGEHEAAARAYAWLARHQNPDGSWYAAYADGDPDDVTDHARETNFSAYVAVGVWHHYLATGDEGFLDRMWPTVFAAVEFVLALQQPGGQIGWKREPDGTPVPDALLTGSSSIHQALRCALALADQRDEPQPDWELAVGALRHAIRRHPERFLDKNRYSMDWYYPVLAGAVSGAEAAQRIAGGWDRFVVPGYGVRCVVPNPWVTGGESAELALALWTVGESDRALEILQSIQHLRDPDSGLYWTGYVYADRAVWPEELTSWTAGALLLAVAALGGHEATCAVFAGDRLPWGLDAPCCA, translated from the coding sequence GTGACGACCCCCCGGACGGAACACCTCGTCCTGCCGGGGGTCCTCACCGCCGAGGAGGCCACCGCGACCGTGCGGGGGCTCCTCGCCGTGCAGCGGCCCGACGGCGCCATCCCGTGGTTCCGCGGCCACCATCTGGACCCCTGGGACCACACCGAGTCCGCGATGGCCCTCGACGCGGCCGGGGAGCACGAGGCCGCCGCCCGCGCCTACGCCTGGCTCGCCCGGCACCAGAACCCGGACGGCTCCTGGTACGCGGCCTACGCCGACGGCGACCCCGACGACGTCACCGACCACGCCCGCGAGACCAACTTCTCCGCGTACGTCGCCGTCGGCGTGTGGCACCACTACCTCGCCACCGGCGACGAGGGCTTCCTGGACCGGATGTGGCCCACCGTCTTCGCCGCCGTCGAGTTCGTGCTCGCCCTCCAGCAGCCCGGCGGACAGATCGGCTGGAAGCGCGAGCCGGACGGCACACCCGTCCCCGACGCCCTGCTGACCGGCAGCTCCTCCATCCACCAGGCCCTGCGCTGCGCGCTCGCCCTCGCCGACCAGCGCGACGAGCCCCAGCCCGACTGGGAGCTGGCCGTCGGCGCGCTGCGCCACGCGATACGCCGCCACCCCGAACGGTTCCTCGACAAGAACCGCTACTCCATGGACTGGTACTACCCGGTGCTCGCCGGGGCGGTGTCCGGCGCGGAGGCCGCCCAGCGGATCGCCGGCGGCTGGGACCGGTTCGTCGTCCCCGGGTACGGGGTGCGCTGCGTGGTGCCCAACCCCTGGGTCACCGGCGGGGAGTCCGCCGAACTCGCCCTCGCGCTGTGGACGGTCGGGGAGTCGGACCGGGCCCTGGAGATACTCCAGTCCATCCAGCATCTGCGCGACCCGGACAGCGGTCTGTACTGGACCGGCTACGTCTACGCGGACCGCGCGGTATGGCCCGAGGAACTGACCAGCTGGACGGCCGGCGCGCTGCTGCTCGCCGTCGCCGCCCTCGGCGGGCACGAGGCGACCTGCGCGGTGTTCGCCGGTGACCGGCTGCCCTGGGGCCTGGACGCCCCCTGCTGCGCCTGA
- a CDS encoding class I SAM-dependent methyltransferase, which yields MTRSQPVPPPAPEVLSAFGAAPGFMPRDEGLALHAAAVTAARLGRPLLEVGTYCGRSTILLADAARSAGLTALTVDHHRGSEEQQPGWEYHDPDTVDPEVGLMDTLPVFRRTLYRAGLEEHVVALVGRSPQIAALWNTPLGLVFIDGGHSDEHATADYEGWAPHLVPGGLLVIHDVFPDPVDIMTGQAPYRVHLRALASGAFEETGATGSLRVLRRTGGDPLTPAPTSLSQPAGRP from the coding sequence ATGACCAGGTCACAGCCCGTTCCGCCGCCCGCGCCCGAGGTGTTGTCCGCCTTCGGGGCGGCGCCCGGCTTCATGCCCCGGGACGAGGGGCTCGCCCTGCACGCGGCGGCCGTGACGGCCGCCCGCCTCGGCCGCCCGCTGCTGGAGGTGGGCACCTACTGCGGGCGTTCCACGATCCTCCTCGCGGACGCGGCCCGTTCGGCGGGCCTCACCGCGCTCACCGTCGACCACCACCGGGGCAGCGAGGAGCAGCAGCCCGGCTGGGAGTACCACGACCCGGACACCGTGGACCCGGAGGTGGGCCTGATGGACACGCTCCCGGTGTTCCGCCGGACCCTGTACCGCGCCGGGCTGGAGGAGCATGTGGTGGCCCTGGTCGGGCGCTCCCCGCAGATCGCCGCGCTGTGGAACACCCCGCTGGGGCTGGTGTTCATCGACGGCGGCCACAGCGACGAGCACGCCACCGCCGACTACGAGGGCTGGGCGCCGCATCTCGTCCCGGGCGGTCTGCTCGTCATCCATGACGTCTTCCCGGACCCGGTGGACATCATGACGGGCCAGGCCCCGTACCGCGTCCATCTGCGCGCGCTGGCCTCCGGCGCCTTCGAGGAGACGGGGGCGACGGGTTCGCTGCGCGTCCTGCGCCGCACCGGCGGAGACCCGCTCACCCCGGCCCCCACCAGCCTCTCGCAGCCCGCCGGACGCCCCTGA
- a CDS encoding bifunctional glycosyltransferase 87/phosphatase PAP2 family protein encodes MAKAEHGGPGDVLLARPGDTVNPRIGAMRVGLWLMAALLAVRQITVVLRQPPGERLTDLGTWTGPGGVLHVPGSLYDAAQFTGTPFNGLVLKPFASSAEQALGWGWTFGTLLLVAVLGLIVARAVPQPVSRRTALLAAPVAICLLMLSLPVRNTLHLGQTSIIPVLLVLVGCFAARDERVSGVLIGIGAAFQPTVLLFAPLLWFTGRRKAAVSAGATFAASTALAWAAMPDDSWTYWIDEAAGAGLAVNPDGLANQSLHGALLRFGLSGPLEWALFLALAAAVVYIGLRRAVRYARDGQLLLAVAITGCVAVAVSPTAWQHQLLWVLLAVVGRVGKRASDRPVWPVAVVLAMTLPAKMMLPNMAVLHPIRDNVILVAALAAACFVPFLSRTAPTFDRPVPTDYAAPVAARWKWVPLVPFWRRVLTRPNLLLEMLLIRVGYSAYSQVRLAATAGRSTAEEHGRQIHSIEQALFIDIEHWVNHAVVGVPWLKDFFNFYYTSFHFVVPLTVLGVLYVRRPVDFRWARTALGFATVLALIGFWLYPLAPPRLMPGLGFIDTVHGAQDFSKPDYGTLTALTNQYAAMPSLHFGWSLWCGVVIVILAPKVWMKVLGALHPTITVMTIVGTANHWVLDAVGGAMVVGAGFGIGYLLAGPRARSVPVPPAAPDEPEKAAVREPDRSLT; translated from the coding sequence GTGGCGAAAGCGGAGCACGGGGGACCAGGAGATGTCTTGCTGGCGAGACCGGGAGACACGGTGAACCCTCGGATAGGGGCGATGCGCGTCGGCCTGTGGCTGATGGCGGCACTCCTGGCCGTCCGGCAGATCACGGTGGTGCTGCGGCAGCCGCCGGGCGAACGGCTCACCGATCTGGGGACCTGGACCGGCCCCGGCGGAGTGCTGCACGTCCCCGGGTCGCTCTACGACGCCGCCCAGTTCACGGGTACCCCGTTCAACGGACTCGTACTCAAACCTTTCGCGAGCTCCGCCGAGCAGGCGCTCGGCTGGGGCTGGACCTTCGGCACCCTGCTGCTCGTGGCCGTCCTCGGGCTGATCGTCGCGCGGGCCGTACCCCAGCCCGTGTCCCGGCGCACCGCGCTGCTGGCCGCGCCCGTCGCGATCTGCCTGCTGATGCTGTCCCTGCCGGTCCGCAACACCCTGCACCTCGGCCAGACCAGCATCATCCCCGTCCTGCTCGTCCTCGTCGGCTGCTTCGCCGCCCGTGACGAGCGGGTGAGCGGTGTGCTCATCGGCATCGGCGCCGCTTTCCAGCCGACCGTGCTGCTCTTCGCCCCCCTGCTGTGGTTCACCGGCCGCCGCAAGGCCGCCGTCTCGGCGGGCGCCACCTTCGCCGCGAGCACGGCCCTCGCCTGGGCCGCGATGCCCGACGACTCCTGGACGTACTGGATCGACGAGGCCGCGGGCGCGGGACTCGCCGTGAACCCCGACGGGCTCGCCAACCAGTCGCTGCACGGCGCGCTGCTGCGCTTCGGGCTGAGCGGTCCGCTGGAGTGGGCGCTGTTCCTGGCGCTCGCCGCGGCCGTCGTGTACATCGGACTGCGCCGCGCGGTGCGCTACGCCCGGGACGGTCAGCTGCTGCTCGCCGTCGCCATCACCGGCTGTGTCGCCGTCGCCGTGTCCCCGACCGCCTGGCAGCACCAGCTGCTGTGGGTGCTGCTCGCGGTCGTGGGACGGGTCGGCAAGCGGGCCTCGGACCGGCCCGTGTGGCCCGTCGCCGTGGTCCTGGCGATGACGCTGCCCGCGAAGATGATGCTGCCGAACATGGCGGTGCTGCATCCCATCCGGGACAACGTCATCCTCGTCGCGGCGCTCGCCGCCGCGTGTTTCGTGCCGTTCCTGTCCCGGACGGCGCCCACCTTCGACCGGCCGGTCCCGACGGACTACGCGGCGCCCGTGGCCGCGCGCTGGAAGTGGGTGCCGCTGGTTCCGTTCTGGCGACGGGTGCTGACCCGGCCGAACCTGCTGCTCGAAATGCTGCTGATCCGGGTCGGGTACTCCGCGTACTCGCAGGTGCGGCTCGCGGCGACCGCGGGGCGTTCCACCGCCGAGGAGCACGGGCGCCAGATCCACTCCATCGAGCAGGCGCTGTTCATCGACATCGAGCACTGGGTGAACCATGCCGTCGTCGGAGTGCCCTGGCTGAAGGACTTCTTCAACTTCTACTACACGTCGTTCCACTTCGTGGTGCCGCTGACCGTGCTCGGGGTGCTGTACGTCCGGCGGCCGGTCGACTTCCGCTGGGCGCGGACCGCGCTCGGGTTCGCCACGGTGCTCGCGCTGATCGGGTTCTGGCTGTACCCGCTGGCGCCGCCGCGGCTGATGCCCGGGCTCGGGTTCATCGACACGGTGCACGGTGCGCAGGACTTCTCCAAGCCGGACTACGGGACGCTGACCGCGCTCACCAACCAGTACGCGGCGATGCCGTCGCTGCACTTCGGGTGGTCCCTGTGGTGCGGGGTGGTGATCGTGATCCTCGCGCCCAAGGTGTGGATGAAGGTGCTGGGCGCGCTGCATCCGACGATCACCGTGATGACGATCGTCGGGACGGCGAACCACTGGGTGCTGGACGCGGTGGGGGGTGCGATGGTGGTCGGTGCGGGGTTCGGTATCGGGTACCTGTTGGCCGGTCCCCGGGCCCGGTCCGTGCCCGTGCCGCCCGCGGCGCCCGACGAACCGGAGAAGGCCGCGGTGCGAGAACCGGACCGCTCCCTGACCTGA
- a CDS encoding O-methyltransferase: MTDPTSQDRWDAVDDYFTAALAPADEALDAALRDSDAAGLPSIAVAANQGKLLQLLAEIQGARRILEIGTLGGYSTIWLARALPADGRLVTLEYAAAHADVARRNIARAGLDGLVEVRVGPALDSLPVLEAEGAEPFDFVFIDADKANNPHYLDWAVRLTRPGSVVVVDNVVRGGGVVDGDSSDPAITGTRTLVDRVAEHPRLSGTAVQTVGTKGYDGFLLARVTA, translated from the coding sequence ATGACCGACCCGACCTCGCAGGACCGGTGGGACGCAGTCGACGACTACTTCACCGCTGCTCTCGCGCCCGCCGACGAGGCGCTGGACGCGGCCCTGCGGGACAGCGACGCGGCCGGGCTGCCGAGCATCGCGGTCGCCGCGAACCAGGGCAAGCTGCTCCAGCTCCTCGCGGAGATCCAGGGCGCGCGCCGCATCCTGGAGATCGGCACGCTCGGCGGCTACAGCACCATCTGGCTCGCCCGCGCGCTGCCCGCCGACGGCCGTCTCGTCACCCTGGAGTACGCGGCGGCCCACGCGGACGTGGCACGGCGCAATATCGCCCGTGCCGGGCTGGACGGGCTCGTCGAGGTGCGCGTCGGGCCCGCGCTCGACTCGCTGCCCGTGCTGGAGGCGGAGGGGGCCGAACCGTTCGACTTCGTCTTCATCGACGCGGACAAGGCCAACAACCCCCACTACCTGGACTGGGCGGTGCGGCTCACCCGCCCCGGCTCGGTCGTCGTGGTCGACAACGTCGTGCGGGGCGGCGGTGTGGTGGACGGGGACAGCTCCGATCCCGCGATCACCGGCACCCGCACCCTGGTCGACCGGGTGGCGGAGCATCCCCGGCTGTCCGGGACCGCCGTCCAGACCGTCGGCACCAAGGGGTACGACGGCTTCCTGCTCGCCCGGGTCACCGCCTGA
- a CDS encoding TetR family transcriptional regulator has product MTARAMPDDGGSGACPAPLTERQEERRRRILRAGAELAARGGFDGVQMREVAELSGVALGTLYRYFPSKVHLLVATMRDRLERVHESLRGRPLRGETAAERVAETLIRAFHAFRGEPRLADAVVRALTFADRSVSAEVERVSSRTAAIVLDAVGPGGPGAEGPPAVARVPGSGPASGSGLGPGAGCGSAVRVIGHAWHAVLVAWVSGRASVAEVEADIVTVSRLIDT; this is encoded by the coding sequence ATGACAGCACGAGCCATGCCGGACGACGGCGGGTCGGGGGCGTGCCCGGCACCCCTCACGGAACGTCAGGAGGAGCGGCGGCGGCGCATCCTGCGCGCCGGCGCGGAACTCGCCGCGCGGGGCGGGTTCGACGGGGTGCAGATGCGGGAGGTCGCCGAGCTGTCCGGGGTCGCCCTCGGCACGCTGTACCGCTACTTCCCCTCCAAGGTCCATCTGCTGGTGGCGACCATGCGGGACCGGCTGGAGCGGGTGCACGAGTCCCTGCGGGGGCGGCCGCTCCGGGGGGAGACGGCCGCGGAGCGGGTCGCGGAGACGCTGATCCGCGCGTTCCACGCGTTCCGGGGGGAGCCGCGGCTCGCCGACGCGGTGGTGCGGGCGCTGACGTTCGCCGACCGGTCGGTGAGCGCGGAGGTGGAGCGGGTGTCCTCGCGGACCGCGGCGATCGTTCTCGACGCGGTGGGGCCAGGGGGCCCCGGGGCCGAGGGGCCACCCGCGGTGGCACGGGTGCCCGGGTCCGGCCCCGCCTCCGGGTCCGGCCTCGGCCCCGGCGCCGGGTGCGGGTCCGCGGTGCGGGTGATCGGGCATGCGTGGCATGCCGTGCTGGTGGCTTGGGTGTCGGGGCGGGCTTCGGTGGCGGAGGTCGAGGCGGACATCGTGACGGTGTCCCGGCTCATTGACACGTGA
- a CDS encoding DUF5336 domain-containing protein, producing the protein MNIRSLTRGDGVVIGAAVLLFVASFLDMYSIDGAGDGADFPNAWDSAPTLMSVFLAGIIAAALIVVSHAQPQPRKIVGLDLGQFGVAFAIFAAWSALGYIFDPAGAFDSSGSLSPDAGAGLILGLIAAVLLAGAAVATPLVPALKAPLLGAPRPQTPQPYGQQPPQGGYGYPGGPGGQPSFGGQPQPGPFGAPGGAPQGQQPGAPAPGPQAPGQPSSGGDFSPFWFAVPVPRPLYAEDGSPTPIAELAPGTWYLAVEQRGPGLIAQTQDGRRGVLQDTSGIQRG; encoded by the coding sequence GTGAATATCCGCTCCCTCACTAGAGGCGACGGCGTGGTGATCGGAGCAGCGGTGTTGCTCTTCGTCGCCTCGTTCCTCGACATGTACTCGATCGACGGAGCCGGTGACGGAGCCGACTTCCCGAACGCCTGGGACAGCGCGCCGACCCTGATGAGCGTGTTCCTCGCGGGCATCATCGCGGCCGCGCTGATCGTCGTCTCGCACGCCCAGCCGCAGCCGCGCAAGATCGTGGGGCTGGACCTCGGCCAGTTCGGTGTGGCCTTCGCGATCTTCGCGGCCTGGAGCGCGCTGGGGTACATCTTCGACCCGGCGGGCGCGTTCGACAGCAGCGGCTCGCTCTCCCCGGACGCGGGCGCGGGCCTGATCCTCGGGCTGATCGCGGCGGTGCTCCTCGCGGGCGCGGCCGTGGCGACCCCGCTGGTGCCCGCGCTGAAGGCACCGCTGCTGGGCGCCCCGCGTCCGCAGACCCCGCAGCCGTACGGGCAGCAGCCGCCGCAGGGCGGGTACGGCTACCCGGGCGGACCGGGCGGCCAGCCCTCCTTCGGCGGGCAGCCGCAGCCGGGCCCGTTCGGTGCCCCGGGCGGCGCCCCGCAGGGCCAGCAGCCCGGCGCCCCGGCGCCCGGTCCGCAGGCTCCCGGGCAGCCGTCGTCCGGCGGGGACTTCTCGCCGTTCTGGTTCGCCGTGCCGGTGCCGCGTCCGCTGTACGCGGAGGACGGCTCGCCGACCCCGATCGCCGAACTCGCCCCCGGTACCTGGTATCTGGCGGTGGAGCAGCGCGGCCCCGGGCTGATCGCCCAGACGCAGGACGGCCGTCGCGGCGTCCTCCAGGACACCTCGGGCATCCAGCGGGGCTGA